A window of the Equus przewalskii isolate Varuska chromosome 10, EquPr2, whole genome shotgun sequence genome harbors these coding sequences:
- the LOC103550391 gene encoding signal transducer and activator of transcription 5B isoform X1 produces the protein MAVWIQAQQLQGEALHQMQALYGQHFPIEVRHYLSQWIESQAWDSIDLDNPQENIKATQLLEGLVQELQKKAEHQVGEDGFLLKIKLGHYATQLQNTYDRCPMELVRCIRHILYNEQRLVREASNGTSPAGSLADAMSQKHLQINQTFEELRLVTQDTENELKKLQQTQEYFIIQYQESLRIQAQFAQLAQLNPQERLSRETALQQKQVSLEAWLQREAQTLQQYRVELAEKHQKTLQLLRKQQTIILDDELIQWKRRQQLAGNGGPPEGSLDVLQSWCEKLAEIIWQNRQQIRRAEHLCQQLPIPGPVEEMLAEVNATITDIISALVTSTFIIEKQPPQVLKTQTKFAATVRLLVGGKLNVHMNPPQVKATIISEQQAKSLLKNENTRNDYSGEILNNCCVMEYHQATGTLSAHFRNMSLKRIKRSDRRGAESVTEEKFTILFESQFSVGGNELVFQVKTLSLPVVVIVHGSQDNNATATVLWDNAFAEPGRVPFAVPDKVLWPQLCEALNMKFKAEVQSNRGLTKENLVFLAQKLFNSSSSHLEDYNSMSVSWSQFNRENLPGRNYTFWQWFDGVMEVLKKHLKPHWNDGAILGFVNKQQAHDLLINKPDGTFLLRFSDSEIGGITIAWKFDSQERMFWNLMPFTTRDFSIRSLADRLGDLNYLIYVFPDRPKDEVYSKYYTPVPCEPATAKAVDGYVKPQIKQVVPEFVSASADSAGGSATYMDQAPSPAVCPQAHYNMYPQNPDPVLDTDGDFDLDDTMDVARRVEELLGRPMDSQWIPHAQS, from the exons ATGGCCGTGTGGATACAAGCCCAGCAGCTCCAAGGCGAAGCCCTTCATCAGATGCAGGCGTTGTATGGTCAGCATTTCCCCATTGAGGTGCGGCATTACTTATCCCAGTGGATTGAAAGCCAAGCTTG ggACTCAATAGATCTTGATAATCCACAGGAGAACATTAAGGCCACCCAGCTCCTGGAGGGCCTGGTGCAGGAGCTGCAGAAGAAGGCGGAGCACCAAGTGGGGGAAGATGGGTTTTTGCTGAAGATCAAGCTGGGGCACTATGCCACGCAGCTGCAG AACACATATGACCGCTGCCCCATGGAGCTGGTCCGCTGCATCCGCCACATCTTATATAATGAACAGAGGCTGGTCCGAGAAGCCAGCAAT GGTACATCCCCAGCTGGAAGTCTTGCTGATGCCATGTCCCAGAAACACCTTCAGATCAACCAGACATTTGAGGAGCTGCGACTGGTCACACAGGACACGGAGAACGAACTGAAGAAGCTGCAGCAGACCCAGGAGTACTTCATCATCCAGTATCAAGAGAGCCTGCGGATCCAGG CTCAGTTTGCCCAGCTGGCCCAGCTGAACCCGCAGGAGCGTCTGAGCCGGGAGACGGCCCTCCAGCAGAAGCAGGTGTCCCTGGAGGCCTGGCTGCAGCGCGAGGCCCAGACACTGCAGCAGTACCGCGTG GAGCTGGCCGAGAAGCACCAGAAGACCCTGCAGCTGCTGCGGAAGCAGCAGACCATCATTCTGGATGACGAACTGATCCAGtggaagcggcggcagcagctggCCGGGAATGGAGGGCCCCCCGAGGGCAGCCTGGACGTGCTCCAGTCCTG GTGTGAGAAGTTGGCCGAGATCATCTGGCAGAACCGGCAGCAGATCCGCAGAGCTGAGCACCTCTGCCAGCAGCTGCCCATCCCCGGCCCCGTGGAGGAGATGCTGGCCGAGGTCAACGCCACCATCACAGACATCATCTCGGCCCTAGTGACCAG CACATTCATCATCGAGAAGCAGCCCCCTCAGGTCCTGAAGACCCAGACCAAGTTCGCAGCCACTGTGCGCCTGCTGGTGGGCGGGAAGCTGAACGTGCACATGAACCCCCCCCAGGTGAAGGCCACCATCATCAGTGAGCAGCAGGCCAAGTCGCTGCTCAAGAACGAGAACACCCGCAA TGATTACAGTGGAGAGATCCTGAACAACTGCTGCGTGATGGAGTATCACCAGGCTACCGGCACCCTCAGTGCCCACTTCAGGAACATG tCCCTGAAACGAATTAAGAGGTCTGACCGTCGTGGAGCAGAGTCAGTGACAGAAGAGAAATTTACAATCCTGTTTGAATCACAGTTCAGTGTTGGTGGAAATGAGCTGGTTTTTCAAGTCAAG ACCCTGTCCCTCCCGGTGGTGGTGATTGTCCATGGCAGCCAGGACAACAACGCAACGGCCACTGTTCTCTGGGACAATGCCTTTGCAGAGCCT GGCAGGGTGCCATTTGCCGTGCCCGACAAAGTGCTGTGGCCGCAGCTGTGTGAAGCCCTCAACATGAAATTCAAGGCCGAAGTGCAGAGCAACCGAGGCCTGACCAAGGAGAACCTCGTGTTCCTGGCGCAGAAGCTGttcaacagcagcagcagccacctgGAGGACTACAACAGCATGTCCGTGTCCTGGTCCCAGTTCAACAGG GAGAATTTACCAGGACGGAATTACACTTTCTGGCAGTGGTTTGATGGTGTGATGGAAGTGTTAAAAAAACATCTCAAGCCGCATTGGAATGATGG GGCTATTTTGGGTTTCGTGAACAAGCAACAGGCCCACGACCTACTCATTAACAAGCCCGATGGGACTTTCCTGCTGAGATTCAGTGACTCTGAAATCGGCGGCATCACCATTGCTTGGAAATTTGACTCTC AGGAGAGAATGTTTTGGAATCTGATGCCTTTTACCACCAGAGACTTCTCCATCCGGTCCCTGGCTGACCGCTTGGGGGACCTAAATTACCTTATCTACGTGTTTCCTGATCGGCCAAAAGATGAAGTGTACTCCAAATATTACACACCGGTTCCATGCGAGCCTGCCACTG CTAAAGCAGTGGACGGATACGTGAAGCCACAGATCAAGCAAGTGGTCCCTGA GTTTGTGAGCGCATCTGCAGACTCTGCCGGGGGCAGCGCCACCTACATGGaccaggccccctccccagccgTGTGTCCCCAGGCTCATTATAACATGTACCCACAGAA CCCTGACCCTGTCCTTGACACCGATGGGGACTTCGATCTGGACGACACCATGGACGTGGCGCGGCGGGTGGAGGAACTCTTAGGCCGACCTATGGACAGTCAGTGGATCCCTCATGCGCAGTCGTGA
- the LOC103550391 gene encoding signal transducer and activator of transcription 5B isoform X2 encodes MELVRCIRHILYNEQRLVREASNGTSPAGSLADAMSQKHLQINQTFEELRLVTQDTENELKKLQQTQEYFIIQYQESLRIQAQFAQLAQLNPQERLSRETALQQKQVSLEAWLQREAQTLQQYRVELAEKHQKTLQLLRKQQTIILDDELIQWKRRQQLAGNGGPPEGSLDVLQSWCEKLAEIIWQNRQQIRRAEHLCQQLPIPGPVEEMLAEVNATITDIISALVTSTFIIEKQPPQVLKTQTKFAATVRLLVGGKLNVHMNPPQVKATIISEQQAKSLLKNENTRNDYSGEILNNCCVMEYHQATGTLSAHFRNMSLKRIKRSDRRGAESVTEEKFTILFESQFSVGGNELVFQVKTLSLPVVVIVHGSQDNNATATVLWDNAFAEPGRVPFAVPDKVLWPQLCEALNMKFKAEVQSNRGLTKENLVFLAQKLFNSSSSHLEDYNSMSVSWSQFNRENLPGRNYTFWQWFDGVMEVLKKHLKPHWNDGAILGFVNKQQAHDLLINKPDGTFLLRFSDSEIGGITIAWKFDSQERMFWNLMPFTTRDFSIRSLADRLGDLNYLIYVFPDRPKDEVYSKYYTPVPCEPATAKAVDGYVKPQIKQVVPEFVSASADSAGGSATYMDQAPSPAVCPQAHYNMYPQNPDPVLDTDGDFDLDDTMDVARRVEELLGRPMDSQWIPHAQS; translated from the exons ATGGAGCTGGTCCGCTGCATCCGCCACATCTTATATAATGAACAGAGGCTGGTCCGAGAAGCCAGCAAT GGTACATCCCCAGCTGGAAGTCTTGCTGATGCCATGTCCCAGAAACACCTTCAGATCAACCAGACATTTGAGGAGCTGCGACTGGTCACACAGGACACGGAGAACGAACTGAAGAAGCTGCAGCAGACCCAGGAGTACTTCATCATCCAGTATCAAGAGAGCCTGCGGATCCAGG CTCAGTTTGCCCAGCTGGCCCAGCTGAACCCGCAGGAGCGTCTGAGCCGGGAGACGGCCCTCCAGCAGAAGCAGGTGTCCCTGGAGGCCTGGCTGCAGCGCGAGGCCCAGACACTGCAGCAGTACCGCGTG GAGCTGGCCGAGAAGCACCAGAAGACCCTGCAGCTGCTGCGGAAGCAGCAGACCATCATTCTGGATGACGAACTGATCCAGtggaagcggcggcagcagctggCCGGGAATGGAGGGCCCCCCGAGGGCAGCCTGGACGTGCTCCAGTCCTG GTGTGAGAAGTTGGCCGAGATCATCTGGCAGAACCGGCAGCAGATCCGCAGAGCTGAGCACCTCTGCCAGCAGCTGCCCATCCCCGGCCCCGTGGAGGAGATGCTGGCCGAGGTCAACGCCACCATCACAGACATCATCTCGGCCCTAGTGACCAG CACATTCATCATCGAGAAGCAGCCCCCTCAGGTCCTGAAGACCCAGACCAAGTTCGCAGCCACTGTGCGCCTGCTGGTGGGCGGGAAGCTGAACGTGCACATGAACCCCCCCCAGGTGAAGGCCACCATCATCAGTGAGCAGCAGGCCAAGTCGCTGCTCAAGAACGAGAACACCCGCAA TGATTACAGTGGAGAGATCCTGAACAACTGCTGCGTGATGGAGTATCACCAGGCTACCGGCACCCTCAGTGCCCACTTCAGGAACATG tCCCTGAAACGAATTAAGAGGTCTGACCGTCGTGGAGCAGAGTCAGTGACAGAAGAGAAATTTACAATCCTGTTTGAATCACAGTTCAGTGTTGGTGGAAATGAGCTGGTTTTTCAAGTCAAG ACCCTGTCCCTCCCGGTGGTGGTGATTGTCCATGGCAGCCAGGACAACAACGCAACGGCCACTGTTCTCTGGGACAATGCCTTTGCAGAGCCT GGCAGGGTGCCATTTGCCGTGCCCGACAAAGTGCTGTGGCCGCAGCTGTGTGAAGCCCTCAACATGAAATTCAAGGCCGAAGTGCAGAGCAACCGAGGCCTGACCAAGGAGAACCTCGTGTTCCTGGCGCAGAAGCTGttcaacagcagcagcagccacctgGAGGACTACAACAGCATGTCCGTGTCCTGGTCCCAGTTCAACAGG GAGAATTTACCAGGACGGAATTACACTTTCTGGCAGTGGTTTGATGGTGTGATGGAAGTGTTAAAAAAACATCTCAAGCCGCATTGGAATGATGG GGCTATTTTGGGTTTCGTGAACAAGCAACAGGCCCACGACCTACTCATTAACAAGCCCGATGGGACTTTCCTGCTGAGATTCAGTGACTCTGAAATCGGCGGCATCACCATTGCTTGGAAATTTGACTCTC AGGAGAGAATGTTTTGGAATCTGATGCCTTTTACCACCAGAGACTTCTCCATCCGGTCCCTGGCTGACCGCTTGGGGGACCTAAATTACCTTATCTACGTGTTTCCTGATCGGCCAAAAGATGAAGTGTACTCCAAATATTACACACCGGTTCCATGCGAGCCTGCCACTG CTAAAGCAGTGGACGGATACGTGAAGCCACAGATCAAGCAAGTGGTCCCTGA GTTTGTGAGCGCATCTGCAGACTCTGCCGGGGGCAGCGCCACCTACATGGaccaggccccctccccagccgTGTGTCCCCAGGCTCATTATAACATGTACCCACAGAA CCCTGACCCTGTCCTTGACACCGATGGGGACTTCGATCTGGACGACACCATGGACGTGGCGCGGCGGGTGGAGGAACTCTTAGGCCGACCTATGGACAGTCAGTGGATCCCTCATGCGCAGTCGTGA